TTCTGTCGAGCGGTTCCGGCGGGTATGCTTGATCTTCGCGCCCCCGGTTGGCTGTTCAAGTCGGACGGGTGTGCACTGGCAAGTTGCCCGAGCGGCCAAAGGGAGCTGACTGTAAATCAGCCGCGTAAGCTTCGGGGGTTCGAATCCCTCACTTGCCACCGAATGATGAAGGGCCCCGCGATGCGGGGCCCTTCATCGTTTCAGCCGATAACCCTCAGCCCTCCGACAGGTCGAGCGCCCAGTCGTTCACGGTGAGATCGGCGTCGCGGAACGTCGTGGTGAACGTGCCGTGCAGGGTGAAGCCGTTGCGGCGGCACACGCCGTTCGATGCGAGGTTGTCGACGGAGGGGCAGGCGGTCAGCATCCGCCTCTCACCGCGGTGCGCACGCGCGTCGTCGATGAGTGCAGCCAGCGCTTGCGAGGCGATGCCGCGCCCCTGCGCCTCGGGCAGCACGAACCATCCCGTCTCGAACGCCGGCTCGTCGTGCCAGTCGAGGTTCCAATAGCCGATCGACCCGACGGGATGCCCGCCGTCGAGGATGACGAACATGTGGGCCTCGCCGGCCGCGTTGAGTCGCAGGTACCGCTCGTGCCGCTGCGCCACCTGCTCGTCGGTGCGTTAACCACATTCGCGGGTCCCATGTGGCCGCCTCCGAGGGGGACGAGGCAGCCCTATGGAACCCGCGAACGGGGCTGGGTGCGGGGCAGAAGCCCGACAGCAGAAACCCAGCAGTATGGAACGCCGCTCAGGCGGCGTTGCGGACGAGGATGCGCCAGCGCTCGGGGCCCTCGTCGAGGTAGCGGGTCTTGTACGCCCCGCCGTGCTTGGCCTGCAGCTGGGTGAGCAGCGGCACCGGGTTGTGGGTCGCCGAGATCACCATGGCGGCGCCAGGGCGCAGCGATTCGATCGCGCCGAAGATGGCGGCGTGACGCACGGCGTGCGGGATGGTCTGCACGTCGAGTTCGGGCAGCTCCTCGTCGTGTTCGCCGCAGTCGCATCCCGCGGTGGGGGACTGCTCGGTCGCCTCTGACCTCGACCGGTGGATCTCGATGTGGCCCATGATTTTCTCCGTCTCTGCGGGTAGGGGTTACGGCACTGATTTTATTACACTGATTACCGTGGAAAAGCATCAGGGTGCCGGAGAAAATCGGCCGGACGGGAACCGCCCCGACAATCGTCGCCGCGGCGCCGATGGCCGGCGGTACTCGTCCACGCGCGAGCGCATCCTGCGCGAGGTCGAGTCCCACGGCTCCGCATCCACCGCCGAGATCGTCGCCGCGACCGGGCTGCACGAGAACACCGTCCGCGAGCACCTCGACCGGCTGCGCATCGACGGCCGGCTGCGCCGCATCCGCGCCCAGGCGCAGGGCCGGGGCCGTCCCGGCTGGCGGTGGCAGGCCCCGCCCGCCGAGGTGGTGAGCCCCTACGCCGGACTCGCCCTCGCGCTCGCCGATACGGTCGCGCGGGTCGCCGCAGACCCCATCGCGCAGGCGCGCATCTCGGGCGAGCACTGGGGTGCTGAGATCGTCGCACAGCGAGCGGATGCCGGTGTCGATGCGCGTTCGCTGGTCGTCGACGTCATGCGCGAACAGGGGTTCGCGCCCGCCGAGTCGGGCGACGACATCGTGCTGCACCGCTGCCCGCTGCTGGCGGCCGCCGCCCGCCGCACCGACGTCGTGTGCGCGGTGCACGAGGGCATGATCGCCGGGATCGCCGGCACACACGACGAGAAGACGGATGCGGCACTGCTGCCGTTCCGCGCCGACGGGGCCTGCATCCTGCGGCTGCGTGCGTCGTGAGCGCCGCCCGAACCCCCGTGACCCGTGCGGTGAACCGGAGCCGGCCCCGGCTGCCGTTGCGGATGCTGTGGATGCTGCCCGCCGGCCTCGCCCTGCTCGCCGGCCTCGACGCCGGCCTGCTGCTTCTCGGGCTGCCCGCCCCGGTCACGACCGAGCGCCTGCCCGATGTGCACGGGATGCTGCTGGTGCTCGGCTTCGTGGGCACTCTCATCAGCCTCGAGCGCGCGACCGCCTGGGCGCGTCCGCTGGGCTTCGTCGCCCCGGCGCTGCTCGGCGTCGGCGGCATCCTGCTGGTCACGATCCCCGTGTCGCTGGTGGTCGCGAAGATCGTGCTGGCCGCGGGCGCGGCATCCTTCCTGCTGCTCTATGTGCCGCTCTGGCGCCGGCAGTACGACGCGGCGCTGCTCACGCAGCTGCTCGCCGCGGGGCTCGCCCTCGCGGGTGCGGTGATCTGGATCGGGCAGGACACGATGACCCGCATCATCCCGTGGCTGATCGGGTTCCTCGTGCTCACGATCGCCGCCGAGCGCGTGGAGCTCGCGCGCATCACCATGGGGCCGCAGGCCGGCATCCGGCTGCTGCTGCACGGCTGGGGCGTGACCGGCGCGCTGATCGTCGGCCTCGTCTTCCCTGACGCCGGGGCGATCCTGCTCGGCATCACCCTGCTGTCGCTGACCGGCTGGCTCATCGTGCACGACGTCGCCCGGCGCACGATCCGTGCGTCCGGGGTGACGCGCTACATGGCCGCGTGCATCCTCGCCGGATACGTCTGGCTCGCCGTCGCCGGGGTCGTGCTGCTGCTCGGCTATCCCACCGAGCAGCCCGCCTACGACGCGGTGATCCACGCCATCTTCCTGGGCTACACGTTCTCGATGATCATGGCCCACGCGACCACGATCCTCCCGGCCGTGCTGCACATCCCGCTGCCGTATCGACCTGCGTTCTGGGCGCCGATCGCGCTGCTGCAGGTCGCGCTGGTCGTGCGGGTGTGGGTCGGTGACGGCCTCGGGATGCCGCTGGCCTGGCAGGTCGGCGGAGTGCTCGGCGTCGCCGCCCTGCTGCTGTTCGTGCTCACCGCCGTCACGAGCGCCGTGCTGGGTGCCCCGCGCCGCCCCTCCGCCGCACCCCGCCCCTCCGCCGCCACCCGCCCCTCGCGCGAAACGCAGGAGACCACACGAAATCAAGGAGCAGAATCCCAGATGGGTCCTGCATTCCGTGCGAAGTCCGTCGAATCGAGTGAGTCCCGATGAACCCCGACCTCAGCTCCGCCCGCGCCGAAGGCCACGAGCCCGCCGCGTCCACCAAGCCCAAGCGCCCCCGCAACCGCGGGTTCTGGCCGATGCGCGACCTGCCGACGAGCATCTGGCTGCTGCTGACGATCATCGCCGCGGTCGCGCACCGTGCGCTGCCGATGCCGGGCTGGCTGATGATCCACCTGCTGCTGCTGGGCGCCGTCACCCACGCGATCCTGGTGTGGAGCCAGTACTTCTCGTTCGCGCTGCTGCGCAGCCGGGCCGATGAGGCCGACCTGCGCTCGCAGAACATCCGCCTCATCCTCAGCAACGCCGGCGCGGCCGTCATCGTCACGGGCGTGCTCACCGGCATCTGGCCGGTCACCCTCGTCGGCGCGGCATCCCTGATCACCGCGGTGGTGTGGCACGGCGTGAGCCTGGTCCGGCGCACCCGGGGCAGCATCCCGGGCCGTTTCGGTCGCACGATCCGCTACTACATCGCCTCCGCCGCGCTGCTCACGATCGGCGCCGCGCTGGGCGCGTGGCTGGCCCGCGGCGACGGTGCACCGAACCTCGTGCTCGCGCACGTGTTCCTCAACGTGCTCGGCTGGATCGGGTTGACCGTCGCCGGCACCGTCGTCACGCTGTGGCCCACGATCCTGCGCACCCGCGCCGACGAGCACGCGGCATCCGGTGCGGCCAAGGCGCTGCCCGCGCTCGCCGCCGGAGTTCTCGTCGCGGCGGTCGGCGCCGCACTCGGACAGCTGCTCGTCGTCGCCGTCGGACTCGCCGGGTACCTGGCGGGCCTGATCGTGATCGGCGTCTCGCTGCTGCGCGCCGCCCGCCAGAAGGCACCGCGCAGCTTCGCCGCACTCTCGGTCGGCATGGCGCTGGTCTGGTGGGCCGGGGCCGTCGCCATGGTCGCGGGCGGCGCGGTCGTCGCGTTCACCGCCGGCACTGGGTTCGAGGCCCTCTCGACGCTGGTCGACCAGGTGGTGCCCTACCTCGCCGCCGGCTTCGCCGCGCAGGTGCTGGTCGGAGCCCTCAGCTACCTGATCCCCGTCGTGCTCGGCGGCGGCCCGACCCCGGTGCGCATCGGCACGACCGCGCTCGACGCCGCCGGCCCGCTGCGGGTGTCGGTCGCGAACGCCTCGCTCGCGGTGTGTGCGCTGCCGGTGTCGAGCCTCATGCGGGTGGTCGCCTCGATGCTGTACCTCGTGGCCATGGCATCCTTCCTCGTCGTGATGCGCCGGGCGATGGGCGCGCAGCGCCGCGCCAAGCTCGCGGCCCTCGCGGCGGGTCCGGGGCGCACCCCCGCAATGGCGCAGAACGGCACAGCGGATGCCGAGACCCGGGGCGTCTCCGAGGCACCCACATCGGATGCCGAATCGGATGCGGCCGCTGGATCCGCGCGGTCGGATGCCACAACGCGCACGACCGCGCTCGCAACTCCCGCGACGGATGCCACAACGCGCACGACCGCGCTCGCAACCCCGGCCGCAGGCGCGGGAAAGGGCGGCGGGCGCCGGCGCGGGCCGATGGTCCCGGAGGGCGAGCAGCCCCGCGGACGACGCGCAGGGCAGGCCGTCGCCGGCCTGCTGTCCGTCGTGCTCGTCGCCGCGATCACCGCCGCGGTGGATCCGGCGGGTCTGGGCTGGAGTGCGACCCCGACCGGACCGGCGGATGCTCCCGTGCAGACCGTCCAGGTCGAGGCGGCCGACATGCGCTTCACCCCCAACCGCATCGAGGTGCCCGCAGGGACCCGCCTGATCATCGAGATCACCAACACCGATGACGAGCAGGTGCACGACCTCGTCTTCGCGAACGGCGTCGCCGGTGAGCGGCTCGCGCCGGGGGAGTCGCAGACCATCGACGTCGGAGTGATCAGCGCCGACCTCGACGGGTGGTGCTCGATCATCGGCCACCGGCAGATGGGCATGACGATGCAGATCGTCGCGACCGGAGCATCCGCCGATCCCGCCCCGGCGGCGACCGACGATCCCGCGGGTCACGCCGACCACGAGATGCCCGCCATGCCTGACATGGCCGCCGAGCCGGGCGACGACTTCACCCCCTACGACGCCGTGCTGCCCCCGCTGCCGGCATCCGATGGTCCGGTGACCCGCGAGCTGACCCTCACCGTGCGCGATGAGGAGAAGGAGGTCTCGCCGGGGATCACGCAGACGCTGTGGACGTACAACGGCTCCGCGCCCGGGCCGCTGCTGCACGGGAAAGTCGGCGACAGGTTCGTCATCACGCTCGAGAACAAGGCGTCGATGGGGCATTCGATCGACTTCCACGCCGGGGCGCTCGCGCCCGACCGGCCGATGCGGACCATCGCCCCGGGTGAGAGCCTCACTTACACGTTCACCGCGACACGCGCCGGCATCTGGATGTACCACTGCTCGACCATGCCGATGACCGCGCACATCGCCAATGGCATGTACGGCGGCGTGATCATCGAGCCCGACGACCTGCCCGCGGTCGACCGCAGCTACGTGCTCGTGCAGGGGGAGTACTACCTCGGCGACCACGACGGCGGCATGGTCGACATGGACCGTGTCGCCACCCGGAACCCCGACCTGGTCACCTTCAACGGCTACGCGAACCAGTACGACCACGCGCCGCTGCCGGCGACCGTCGGCGAGCGGGTGCGGGTGTGGGTGCTGGATGCCGGCATCGAGCGGCCGTCGAGCTTCCACGTGATCGGCGGGCAGTTCGACACCGTGTGGGTCGAGGGGGCGTACCTGCTGAACCGCTCGGAGACCACCGGCTCGCAGGCACTGGGCCTGCAGCCCGCGCAGGGCGGATTCGTGGAGCTGAACTTCCCCGAGGCGGGCAGCTACCCGTTCGTGTCGCACTTCATGATCGACGCCGAGCGCGGCGCCCACGGCCTCTTCACCGTGACCGACTGACCCCTGCCGCCGGCGCCCGCGCCCGCGCCCGCCGGCGCGGCGCCGCCGTCCCGGCGCCGACTGCCGCTTCCGCTGAGAAACCACATCCAGCGCGAGAAACCACGGCACAGACGGTTTCTCATGCGAAATGTGGTTTCTCGCGGAGGAGGCGGGGGAGCGCCCCGAAGGTTGGTATACCATTCGGGGGTGGTGAAGGAGAGCGCGATGAAGAAGGTCCGTACGAGTCTGCTGGCGCTCGCCGCACTGTTCGCCGTGGGCGGGCTGCTCGGCTGCTCACCGGCATCCGAGTCCTCCGCGACGCCGGCCGCCGACGCGACCGAGGCGCTGTGGGATGCCGTCGAAGCCGCGGATGCGGATGCCGCGCAGCGCGCGATCGACGACGGCGCCGACCTCGAGGCGCGCGGTGACGGCGAGGCGACGCCCCTGGTCGCCGCCACCAAGCGCAACCTCGCCGCTGTCGCGCGGGTTCTCATCGACGCCGGCGCCGACGTGAACGCCAAGGACGGCATCCAGGATTCCGCCTTCCTCTACGCGGGAGCCGAGGGCTTCGACGAGATCCTGCGGCTGACGATCGCTGCGGGCGCCGATGTGACCAGCACCAACCGGTACGGCGGCACCGCGTTGATCCCCGCCAGCGAGCACGGGCACGTGAGCACTGTGCGCATCCTCATCGAGGCCGGCGTGCCGGTCGACCACATCAACAACCTCGGCTGGACCGCCATGCACGAGGCGATCATCCTCGGCGACGGCGGACCCGACCAGGTCGAGACCGTGCGGCTGCTGCTCGAGGCCGGTGCCGACCCCGACATCACCGAGGGGAACGGCCTCACCTCACGCGAGCTCGCCGTCGAGCACGGCTACGACGAGATCGTCGCCGTCATCGACGCGGCTTCGGCAGAATGAGCGGCATGAGCATCGCACCCGCCACCGACCCCGTCGACCTCGTGCACCTGCGCCGGTGCGTCGACCTCGCCCGTGAGGGACTGGATGCCGGTGACGAGCCCTTCGGCTCGCTGCTGGTGGATGCCTCGGGTGCAGTGCGCTTCGAAGACCGCAACCGCGTCGCGGGCGGCGACCACACCCGGCATCCGGAATTCGAGATCGCCCGCTGGGCCGCCGCGAACCTGACCCCCGGCGAGCGCCGCGCGAGCATCGTCTACACCTCGGGTGAGCACTGCCCGATGTGCAGCGCCGCGCACGCCTGGGTCGGCCTGGGGCGCATCGTCTACGCGACCAGCTCCGCGCAGCTGGTGCAGTGGCGTGCCGGTTGGGGGCTCGAGCCCGGTCCGGTGGCCGCGCTCCCGATCGGCGAGGTGGCACCGGGAATCGAGGTGACCGGACCCGCACCCGAACTCGTGGACGAGGTGCGAGAGCTGCAGCACCGGCTCGCCGAGCGCTCGCGCTGAGCGGCAGAGCACCAGAGCGAGCCGGCGCCATATGAGATGGGGCCCCGCGTTCCGGAACGCGGGGCCCCATCTGGACTCGACCTGCATGTCGTGACATGCGCTGCCCGGCGATGTGGGGAACGGGCGGCGGGTGATCCGGGCCGAACCCGGTGCTCGTCTCACTCGCCCACCGGTACGGGCGGTCGCTGGGCTTTCATGTCCTCCATGCTCGCGGCGGCGTCACGGGCATCGTCGGCCGGCTGGGCGAGGCGTACGCCTCGCTCGAGGCCGCCATGCGCGACGGAGAGGCGAGCATGATCGACGCCGCGACGCGCAGGGTGTTCCTGATCGACGTCGATAGCGCGGGCACCGCTTCCTAGACTGGAGCGATGCGACCACTCACCGAGGCCCAGGTCCGCGAGGCGATCCGGAACGCGGATGCCGACGAGATCGCGGAGATCGGGATGCCGCACGACTTCATCCTCACCGACTGGGACTACATCGACTTCCTCGCCTGGCGCGATCCGGAATCGAGCAGGCGCGCGGTGGTGATCGTCGAGCACGAGGGGATGCCGATGGGCATCGTGCTGCGCGCGACGGACCCGAGCCGCGTGCGGTCGGGGATGTGCAACATCTGCCACACGCTGCAGCCGGGCAACCAGGTGGCGCTGCTGACCGCGCGCCGTGGGGGAGCGAAGGGACGCCGCGGGGATTCCGCCGGCACGTACATCTGCGCCGACCTCTCCTGCCACGACAACGTGCGCCTCGCGCATCCGCTGGCCCCGAACGAGGTGCGTGCACCCGGCCAGGCCGACATGCGCCTGGACGGCACGCGCCGCCGCATGGAGTCCTTCGTCGTGCGGGTGCTCAGCGAGGAGTGAGGCGCGGCCGGTCGGCCGCCGCCCGCCCCGTGCCGCTCTCCGTGACCCCGTGCGCTGCGTGAGCCTGAGTCCCGGATAGGCTGGCACCGAAGTCCTGCGCATCGAAGGAGAGCCATGACCGATTCCATCCTGCTCACGGTCGACGAGGGTCTCGCCCGCCTCACCCTGAACCGCCCCGCGAGCCTGAACGCGTTCGACCAGGAGCTCGCCATGGCCTGGCGGGATGCGACGACCGAGGCCGTGTCGCGCGACGACGTGCGGGCGATCCTGCTGCAGGGCAACGGCCGGTCGTTCTGCGCCGGCGGCGACGTGATCGCGATGGCGAAGGGCATGAGCGGCGGCAGCGAGATCACCGCGCTGGCGCAGGTGATCAACGAGGGCATCCTGTCGCTGACGACCTCGTCGATCCCCGTCGTGGCGGCCGCGCACGGCACGACAGCCGGCGGGGGCCTGGGCATCCTGATGTGCAGCGATTACGCGGTGGTCGGCGCGAGTTCCCGGATCGGCAGCCTGTACGCGAACATCGGGCTCACGCCCGACCTGTCGGTCTCGGCGCAGCTGGCGCGCGCCGTCGGCGAGCGGCGGGCCCTGCAGCTGGTGCTGCAGGACCGCCTGCTGACGGCATCCGAGGCGGTGGAGTGGGGTCTGGTCGCCGAGGCGGTCGCCGCCCCGTCGGCGGAATCCGGGGCCGCGGATGCCGAGGCCGAGGCGGATGCCGTGCGCGAGCGCGCCGAGCAGATCGCGCGGTTCTGGCTGGCCGGCGCCGCCGGCGCCTACGGACAGGCCAAGCGGCTGGTGCGCTCGCAGCCGTCGCGCAGCTACGCCGACCATCTCGCGGAGGAGGCGCGCTCGATCGGCGAGGCGTTCGACACGCCGGATGCGCGGGCCCGGGTGGCGGCCTTCGCGTCGGGCTCGCGGAAGGCGTCGCGCTGAGGCATCCCGCTGAGGCATCCCGCTGAGTCGTCGCGCTGAGCCGAGGGTTATCCACACCTCCCGTTGCCCGCCCGCCCTGCGTGGCAGGATGAGAGCACGACCGGGAGGATCCTCATGTCTGACACCACGCCGCGCTCGGAGCGGCAGCCGCTGACCTCGAAGCTCATGCGAGGGTCGATCTGGATCGCCATCGGAGCGCTCATCGCCGCGGCTCTCGTCTGCGTCGTCTGGGTGCTCATCGGCGACCAGGACGGCATCATCGGCCGCGCCTTCCTCACCATCCTGCTGCTGGCCGTGTTCGCCGGCATCGCGATCGTCGAGTCGAACCTCGCCGAGCGGCGCCCCGACTGGCTGGCGCTGGCGAGCATGGGCGCTTGGATCATCGCGCTGCTGGTCGGCGCGGTGAAGATCTGGCTGCCGTGGGTGCCGTTCTCGGACGACGACGGCGTGATGCGCTTCGTGCAGCTGCTCGCGGTGGTCGCGATCCTGCAGCTCGCGCTGCTGCACGTGCGCCTGTTCCTGCGCGCGTCGCAGCGGTACGTGACGACCTTCACGCGCGTCATCGTGATGGTGACCTTCGCGCTGCTCGGCATCCTCGTCGCGATGCTGGTGTTCTTCCTCACCTTCGCCTTCCACATCGACTTCGACGACCTGTACTGGCGCATCGTCATCGCGCTGACGATCCTCGTGGCGGTGGGCACCACGCTCATCCCGCTGCTGAACGCCCTGTTCGCCCCGCGCAAGCCGCAGGTGCCGCGCCCGGCGCAGCCGCTCCCCGTCCAGCAGGCGTGGCCGACCTATGCCGACGGACGCACCCCGCTGCCGGTGATGCCCGACGGCTCGCCCGACTGGAACGCCTACTACACCGGCTACCCGACGTACCCGGCGCCGGTCGCCGCGCCTGCGCAGAGCTTCCCGGTGCTGGATGCTGCGACGCAGGCGCCGTACGTGCCGGCAGGACACCAGGCGGATGCTGCGCCGGCTGCACCTGCGCAGACGGCATCCGCTTCGCCGAGCGCGCCTGCACCGTCCGACGGGCCTTCGGCCCAGACGACGGACGCGCCTTCGGCTCAGGCGCCGATCGCGCCTACGGCCGCGGCCGCGTCGATCCCCGACCAGCCCGCACCTCCCGCCGAGCCGGCACCGCCGTTCTCCCCGCCGGTTCCGCCGGCACCTCCCGTGCCGCCGCCCACGCCGCCCGCACCGCCGGCTCCTCCTGCGCCGCCGGCCGCCGACGGATCGTTCCCGCCTCCGCCGCCCGCGAGCACGGGATCCGCACAGTGAGCGCGGTCGATCTGGGCGCACTCGCCGCCGACATCGCCAGAGAGGCCGGCGAGCTCGCCCTGCGCCGTCGCACGGCCGGGTATGCGCTGGCCGCGACGAAGTCCACTCTCGCCGACATCGTCACCGAGGCCGATCGCGAGGTCGAGCAGCTCATCCGCGAGCGGCTGCGCAGTGAGCGGCCCGGCGACGGCTTCCTCGGAGAGGAGACCGGGGCCGAGCGCGGCACGAGCGGACTGACCTGGGTGGTCGACCCGATCGACGGCAC
This is a stretch of genomic DNA from Microbacterium sp. YJN-G. It encodes these proteins:
- a CDS encoding GNAT family N-acetyltransferase; amino-acid sequence: MAQRHERYLRLNAAGEAHMFVILDGGHPVGSIGYWNLDWHDEPAFETGWFVLPEAQGRGIASQALAALIDDARAHRGERRMLTACPSVDNLASNGVCRRNGFTLHGTFTTTFRDADLTVNDWALDLSEG
- a CDS encoding DUF2249 domain-containing protein, with the translated sequence MGHIEIHRSRSEATEQSPTAGCDCGEHDEELPELDVQTIPHAVRHAAIFGAIESLRPGAAMVISATHNPVPLLTQLQAKHGGAYKTRYLDEGPERWRILVRNAA
- a CDS encoding helix-turn-helix transcriptional regulator, producing MEKHQGAGENRPDGNRPDNRRRGADGRRYSSTRERILREVESHGSASTAEIVAATGLHENTVREHLDRLRIDGRLRRIRAQAQGRGRPGWRWQAPPAEVVSPYAGLALALADTVARVAADPIAQARISGEHWGAEIVAQRADAGVDARSLVVDVMREQGFAPAESGDDIVLHRCPLLAAAARRTDVVCAVHEGMIAGIAGTHDEKTDAALLPFRADGACILRLRAS
- a CDS encoding multicopper oxidase domain-containing protein, encoding MNPDLSSARAEGHEPAASTKPKRPRNRGFWPMRDLPTSIWLLLTIIAAVAHRALPMPGWLMIHLLLLGAVTHAILVWSQYFSFALLRSRADEADLRSQNIRLILSNAGAAVIVTGVLTGIWPVTLVGAASLITAVVWHGVSLVRRTRGSIPGRFGRTIRYYIASAALLTIGAALGAWLARGDGAPNLVLAHVFLNVLGWIGLTVAGTVVTLWPTILRTRADEHAASGAAKALPALAAGVLVAAVGAALGQLLVVAVGLAGYLAGLIVIGVSLLRAARQKAPRSFAALSVGMALVWWAGAVAMVAGGAVVAFTAGTGFEALSTLVDQVVPYLAAGFAAQVLVGALSYLIPVVLGGGPTPVRIGTTALDAAGPLRVSVANASLAVCALPVSSLMRVVASMLYLVAMASFLVVMRRAMGAQRRAKLAALAAGPGRTPAMAQNGTADAETRGVSEAPTSDAESDAAAGSARSDATTRTTALATPATDATTRTTALATPAAGAGKGGGRRRGPMVPEGEQPRGRRAGQAVAGLLSVVLVAAITAAVDPAGLGWSATPTGPADAPVQTVQVEAADMRFTPNRIEVPAGTRLIIEITNTDDEQVHDLVFANGVAGERLAPGESQTIDVGVISADLDGWCSIIGHRQMGMTMQIVATGASADPAPAATDDPAGHADHEMPAMPDMAAEPGDDFTPYDAVLPPLPASDGPVTRELTLTVRDEEKEVSPGITQTLWTYNGSAPGPLLHGKVGDRFVITLENKASMGHSIDFHAGALAPDRPMRTIAPGESLTYTFTATRAGIWMYHCSTMPMTAHIANGMYGGVIIEPDDLPAVDRSYVLVQGEYYLGDHDGGMVDMDRVATRNPDLVTFNGYANQYDHAPLPATVGERVRVWVLDAGIERPSSFHVIGGQFDTVWVEGAYLLNRSETTGSQALGLQPAQGGFVELNFPEAGSYPFVSHFMIDAERGAHGLFTVTD
- a CDS encoding ankyrin repeat domain-containing protein, translated to MKKVRTSLLALAALFAVGGLLGCSPASESSATPAADATEALWDAVEAADADAAQRAIDDGADLEARGDGEATPLVAATKRNLAAVARVLIDAGADVNAKDGIQDSAFLYAGAEGFDEILRLTIAAGADVTSTNRYGGTALIPASEHGHVSTVRILIEAGVPVDHINNLGWTAMHEAIILGDGGPDQVETVRLLLEAGADPDITEGNGLTSRELAVEHGYDEIVAVIDAASAE
- a CDS encoding nucleoside deaminase, coding for MSIAPATDPVDLVHLRRCVDLAREGLDAGDEPFGSLLVDASGAVRFEDRNRVAGGDHTRHPEFEIARWAAANLTPGERRASIVYTSGEHCPMCSAAHAWVGLGRIVYATSSAQLVQWRAGWGLEPGPVAALPIGEVAPGIEVTGPAPELVDEVRELQHRLAERSR
- a CDS encoding FBP domain-containing protein — protein: MRPLTEAQVREAIRNADADEIAEIGMPHDFILTDWDYIDFLAWRDPESSRRAVVIVEHEGMPMGIVLRATDPSRVRSGMCNICHTLQPGNQVALLTARRGGAKGRRGDSAGTYICADLSCHDNVRLAHPLAPNEVRAPGQADMRLDGTRRRMESFVVRVLSEE
- a CDS encoding enoyl-CoA hydratase/isomerase family protein, with protein sequence MTDSILLTVDEGLARLTLNRPASLNAFDQELAMAWRDATTEAVSRDDVRAILLQGNGRSFCAGGDVIAMAKGMSGGSEITALAQVINEGILSLTTSSIPVVAAAHGTTAGGGLGILMCSDYAVVGASSRIGSLYANIGLTPDLSVSAQLARAVGERRALQLVLQDRLLTASEAVEWGLVAEAVAAPSAESGAADAEAEADAVRERAEQIARFWLAGAAGAYGQAKRLVRSQPSRSYADHLAEEARSIGEAFDTPDARARVAAFASGSRKASR